One region of uncultured Methanolobus sp. genomic DNA includes:
- a CDS encoding alpha-amylase, with amino-acid sequence MKAVCVCFEVHLPLPLRWYWPGEGYGDVHIEKYFDMEKAFHNFTKFAANIETLNESLAKSIDNGGKYTLDISGIFLEQCKWDPGIIDGFKKLGSRDVSFAASPYYHSISCLFPDLDEFKKQVEMDVKMIREVFGTEPETFVNTELLFDKKIMKMLHELGFKCFISEGSHNIMNGYDPMHVYDNEVPTLLRHINLSEDLEIKFSDKAWPGYPLIADKFASWIASMEGEVITLYIKYDAINTHLQNNEGILEFLRELPICLKKHGVKMLLAEEAVELFKRQELPSLESKMTARYGMHNLLGNHAQHLFMHELVDIGAMLERMDDGGKKEELTRIFRYLQQSETFLEMNSGERRLGYERAVNDLSILSDIERAIIVTETMKNKSAEKKEVAE; translated from the coding sequence ATGAAAGCCGTATGCGTTTGTTTTGAGGTACACCTGCCTTTGCCCCTGCGCTGGTACTGGCCGGGAGAGGGATACGGCGATGTCCATATCGAGAAATACTTTGATATGGAAAAAGCATTCCATAATTTCACAAAGTTTGCCGCAAACATTGAAACTCTTAATGAATCACTGGCTAAGTCTATAGATAACGGAGGCAAATACACTCTTGATATATCCGGTATTTTCCTTGAACAATGCAAATGGGACCCTGGAATTATAGATGGTTTCAAAAAACTTGGAAGCAGGGATGTCTCATTTGCAGCTTCACCTTACTATCATTCCATCTCATGCCTGTTTCCAGATCTGGATGAATTCAAAAAACAGGTTGAAATGGATGTAAAGATGATAAGGGAGGTTTTTGGAACTGAACCTGAGACTTTTGTTAATACTGAGCTTCTTTTTGATAAAAAGATAATGAAGATGCTCCATGAATTGGGATTCAAGTGTTTTATCTCCGAAGGTTCACACAACATCATGAATGGATACGACCCGATGCACGTTTATGATAATGAAGTTCCAACGCTTCTAAGACACATAAATTTAAGCGAAGACCTGGAAATCAAATTCTCAGACAAAGCCTGGCCGGGATACCCATTAATTGCTGACAAGTTCGCATCATGGATAGCAAGTATGGAAGGAGAAGTCATTACCCTCTACATAAAATACGACGCTATCAACACCCACCTTCAGAACAATGAGGGAATACTCGAATTCCTGCGTGAACTGCCCATCTGCCTGAAAAAACATGGTGTGAAAATGTTATTGGCTGAAGAGGCGGTGGAACTTTTTAAGAGACAGGAGCTTCCTTCCCTCGAATCTAAAATGACAGCACGTTATGGAATGCATAACCTGCTGGGAAATCATGCACAACACCTTTTCATGCATGAACTTGTGGATATAGGCGCGATGCTTGAAAGAATGGATGACGGCGGGAAAAAAGAGGAGCTAACAAGAATATTCCGTTATTTGCAGCAGAGCGAGACATTCCTGGAAATGAATTCCGGGGAGAGACGACTTGGATACGAGCGGGCTGTAAATGACCTTTCCATTCTTTCAGACATCGAACGGGCAATTATTGTAACCGAAACCATGAAAAATAAATCTGCTGAAAAGAAGGAGGTCGCAGAATGA
- a CDS encoding amylo-alpha-1,6-glucosidase: MTYSNYHEGTSKEWLVTNGLGGYASSTVIGTNIRKYHGLLVASMNPPVERMVLLSSLDEELYTEDRVYKLAVHRYPGTIYPDGNKYLKSFSTEHLLEFRYEASGLIIKKRIVMVKGENTTIVKYDIENPGKKQAFLKILPLINSRSIHHLTKASELIFSQEADGNSTLVKNTQQHFALISNMSYQADGHWYYDFEYELELSRGYPHREDNFNPGFFELEITDEHISCFVIASAESNNKWKKADLQTINELINREEKRIQDIVSSKAGNDIFLQKLLLAGDSFIVNRKSTGASSIIAGYHWFGDWGRDTMISLPGLTLVTGRFDDARSILSTFAASCRNGLIPNLFPENPADSPVYNTVDASLWFVHAAGRYLDYTGDLAFIDKIWPTIRDIVDSYRNGTDYGIRMDDDGLIEHSGQLTWMDAKIGDWEVTPRRGKACEINALWYNALIYAAEMGEGLGKNMAGLRETAELTSENFRKKFHNPEGNCLYDCISGHGEDWKDDSIRPNQIFAVSLTHTMLPSEIEKGIVNIVAEELLTPFGLRTLSPADSRYSGFYRGNTEERDAAYHNGTVWPWLLGPYVTAYSKIFKDKTETRAKLRDLLKGIENHLDTVCIGSISEIFDGDMPHEPNGCVSQAWSVAEIMRCYVENIKK; the protein is encoded by the coding sequence ATGACATATTCAAACTATCATGAAGGAACATCAAAGGAATGGCTGGTAACTAACGGCCTTGGAGGGTATGCATCTTCCACTGTGATAGGAACAAATATCAGGAAGTACCACGGACTTCTGGTTGCGTCCATGAACCCGCCGGTGGAAAGAATGGTGCTTCTTTCATCCCTTGATGAAGAATTGTACACTGAAGACAGAGTTTACAAACTTGCTGTTCACAGGTATCCAGGCACTATTTATCCGGATGGGAACAAATATCTGAAAAGTTTCAGTACTGAGCATTTGCTGGAGTTTCGTTACGAGGCCAGCGGGCTGATTATCAAAAAGCGTATTGTGATGGTAAAGGGTGAGAACACCACCATTGTGAAATATGATATTGAAAATCCCGGAAAAAAACAGGCTTTCCTGAAAATCCTTCCTTTAATCAACAGCAGGTCCATTCATCATCTTACCAAAGCTTCTGAACTCATCTTTTCTCAGGAAGCAGATGGAAACAGCACTTTGGTTAAAAATACTCAACAGCATTTCGCTCTTATCTCAAACATGAGCTACCAGGCAGATGGACACTGGTATTATGATTTTGAATATGAGCTTGAACTTTCAAGAGGATATCCTCACCGTGAAGATAATTTCAATCCCGGTTTTTTTGAACTTGAAATAACTGATGAACACATTTCATGTTTTGTGATCGCAAGTGCAGAATCCAATAATAAGTGGAAAAAAGCAGACCTTCAGACAATTAATGAATTGATCAACAGGGAAGAAAAAAGGATTCAGGACATTGTATCTTCAAAAGCCGGAAATGACATCTTTTTGCAGAAACTGCTGCTTGCAGGCGACTCTTTCATTGTGAACCGAAAAAGCACAGGTGCCAGCTCTATTATTGCCGGATATCACTGGTTCGGTGACTGGGGAAGAGATACAATGATATCATTGCCCGGCCTGACCCTTGTAACCGGAAGATTTGATGATGCCAGGTCGATACTTTCCACTTTTGCAGCCAGTTGCAGGAACGGTCTTATACCTAATCTCTTCCCGGAGAATCCGGCAGATTCACCTGTTTACAATACAGTGGATGCTTCCCTGTGGTTTGTGCATGCTGCCGGAAGATATCTGGACTACACTGGAGATCTGGCATTCATTGACAAGATCTGGCCAACTATCAGGGATATCGTGGATAGCTATCGCAACGGTACCGACTATGGCATCAGGATGGATGATGACGGACTTATAGAACATTCGGGACAGCTCACATGGATGGATGCAAAGATCGGGGATTGGGAAGTAACTCCCAGAAGAGGAAAAGCCTGCGAGATCAATGCGCTCTGGTATAATGCACTTATCTATGCTGCAGAGATGGGAGAGGGACTTGGCAAGAATATGGCAGGTCTTAGAGAAACTGCTGAACTGACTTCTGAAAATTTCAGGAAAAAATTCCATAATCCTGAAGGAAACTGTCTTTATGACTGCATTTCAGGTCATGGTGAAGACTGGAAAGACGATTCCATACGACCAAATCAGATTTTCGCAGTATCGCTCACCCATACGATGCTACCGTCTGAAATCGAAAAGGGAATTGTAAATATAGTTGCTGAAGAACTGCTTACTCCTTTCGGACTGAGGACACTGTCACCTGCTGACAGCAGGTACTCAGGATTTTACAGGGGAAATACGGAGGAAAGGGATGCAGCTTATCATAATGGAACTGTGTGGCCATGGTTACTTGGGCCTTATGTCACTGCATATTCAAAAATCTTCAAAGACAAGACAGAAACCAGGGCTAAGCTTCGGGATCTGCTGAAAGGAATCGAAAACCATCTCGATACTGTATGCATTGGTAGTATATCTGAGATTTTTGATGGAGATATGCCACATGAACCCAATGGCTGTGTTTCACAGGCATGGAGTGTGGCTGAGATCATGCGTTGTTATGTTGAAAATATAAAAAAATAA
- a CDS encoding DUF432 domain-containing protein: MFEIYHPPFIREAEDTEIIVEKEGDDLIYKRTFKGEAEKELFLLDNDGDILINPIEPVNLPENITSFLLIDFKRPAMIRPGDKKKIYLKFPIEMGVFVSDKSYSYEVIDAFTFTKVKYTLYGSQTHGIICRHWESDIYTEEPPTDILYEGFIELDIANYSGYHMEITKAIFNAYGMKIYYGDKRIGTKASMKIINKLLAETDFNTYPTTSRFKRSVELYTARKLTITGTKGIMEFGI, encoded by the coding sequence ATGTTTGAGATATATCATCCACCCTTTATCAGAGAAGCTGAGGATACAGAGATAATAGTTGAAAAAGAAGGAGACGACCTGATCTATAAAAGGACCTTTAAGGGAGAAGCAGAGAAGGAACTATTTCTTCTTGATAACGATGGAGATATCCTTATAAATCCTATTGAACCGGTAAATCTGCCTGAGAACATAACATCATTTCTGCTTATTGATTTTAAAAGACCTGCAATGATACGCCCCGGGGATAAAAAGAAAATATATCTTAAATTCCCCATTGAGATGGGAGTCTTTGTTTCTGATAAATCCTACAGTTATGAAGTGATTGATGCTTTTACATTCACCAAAGTCAAATACACGCTTTACGGAAGCCAGACGCATGGAATTATTTGCAGGCACTGGGAAAGCGATATTTATACAGAAGAACCTCCCACGGATATTCTTTACGAAGGTTTTATAGAACTTGATATTGCGAACTATTCCGGCTACCATATGGAGATTACAAAAGCAATATTCAATGCTTATGGAATGAAAATCTACTACGGGGACAAAAGGATTGGTACAAAGGCCAGCATGAAGATCATAAACAAGCTTCTTGCTGAAACCGATTTCAACACCTATCCTACTACATCAAGGTTCAAGCGTTCTGTGGAACTTTATACGGCACGCAAACTCACAATAACAGGTACAAAAGGCATAATGGAGTTTGGTATATGA
- a CDS encoding glycoside hydrolase family 15 protein, with protein sequence MIRQPNAILGNDKLLVTMGKKGEIFGFYYPGRDFAQHVEDSQACLYDGKRLIWSNDRDWFSKQNYVENTNIVRTELTNPYGLKMEILDFVHHTQSVLVRRYKISSQKRFTGKFFYYSNFQAGEMKKKNSAFCDYDSGILAQYWKSHYVGISSDPVFKEWQIGKAMDTIWWTNAKYDMEDGELQRNNEDIGNLNCAVGLDLDIDVGKPAEFTVFVGAGSRRPTLYRKMRQVQNEKFDDMYNETQEKWIKWLSKKTIPELPDYLGFEKFKLDLQMAFNRSLLTLGILNDPERGSFVASPEFDHEFEMSGGYGYCWNRDSAEIVTSLLESGYPEYCGLFFKWCKAAQMHDGSWFQRYWLDGNKAPSWGNFSFSTQIDETGSTIFAMDRYYRTLHHPIKEEFLDSVWATVLNAAEYLMRRTADGVHDPCICLWETHMGIFTYTNAAIYAGLLSAANMAIDYNETGLADRWTERAEFIKKTTIERYWLDEGYFARGITNGRLDTAIDASIIGTFVPFGMLSPEVPKEKEMIKSIIENIEKQLKVPVNDHFGIKRYVDDNYIEGNPWIVITLWLSKAMLEMASVIDPNTGETENKEHRRLMHDALKYIQWSLKGTTSAGMLPEQVNKYSGRPAWAIPLCWSCALMLDNILLLDKIQRQLNASAETKNNELTNDIFKLS encoded by the coding sequence TTGATACGGCAACCAAATGCGATCCTTGGGAACGATAAATTGCTTGTTACAATGGGTAAAAAGGGAGAGATATTCGGATTTTATTATCCCGGAAGAGACTTTGCCCAGCATGTTGAAGATTCACAGGCATGTCTTTACGATGGTAAAAGGCTTATCTGGTCCAATGACCGTGACTGGTTCTCCAAGCAGAATTATGTGGAAAACACTAATATTGTAAGAACCGAACTCACAAATCCATACGGCCTTAAAATGGAGATACTTGATTTTGTTCATCATACACAATCGGTCTTAGTGCGCAGATATAAAATAAGCTCCCAGAAAAGATTCACCGGGAAATTCTTCTATTACTCTAATTTCCAGGCAGGTGAAATGAAAAAGAAGAACTCTGCATTCTGTGACTATGACTCCGGGATACTGGCCCAGTACTGGAAAAGTCACTATGTGGGGATCAGTTCCGATCCTGTGTTTAAGGAATGGCAGATTGGAAAGGCAATGGACACGATATGGTGGACAAATGCTAAGTATGACATGGAAGACGGTGAGCTCCAGAGGAATAACGAAGACATAGGTAACCTTAACTGTGCTGTGGGCTTGGATCTGGATATTGATGTGGGAAAACCTGCCGAATTTACGGTTTTTGTAGGTGCCGGTTCAAGAAGGCCGACTTTGTATCGGAAAATGAGACAGGTACAGAACGAAAAATTCGATGACATGTACAATGAAACCCAGGAAAAATGGATCAAATGGCTTTCAAAAAAGACAATTCCGGAACTTCCTGACTATCTTGGTTTTGAAAAATTCAAACTTGACCTGCAGATGGCGTTTAACCGTTCATTACTTACGCTTGGCATTCTCAATGACCCCGAAAGAGGATCTTTTGTAGCATCCCCTGAATTTGATCATGAATTTGAGATGAGCGGAGGTTACGGTTACTGCTGGAACAGGGACAGTGCCGAAATTGTCACTTCCCTTCTGGAATCAGGTTATCCTGAATACTGCGGGCTCTTTTTCAAATGGTGTAAAGCAGCACAGATGCATGATGGTTCATGGTTCCAGCGTTACTGGCTGGACGGGAATAAAGCTCCTTCATGGGGAAATTTCAGTTTCTCAACTCAAATAGATGAGACCGGCAGTACCATATTTGCAATGGACAGGTACTACCGCACACTCCATCATCCTATAAAAGAAGAGTTTCTGGACAGTGTCTGGGCTACTGTGTTAAATGCTGCCGAATACCTTATGAGGAGAACTGCTGACGGAGTTCACGACCCGTGCATCTGCCTCTGGGAAACACATATGGGAATTTTCACCTATACCAATGCTGCAATTTACGCAGGGCTTCTCAGTGCAGCCAATATGGCAATAGACTACAATGAAACCGGGCTTGCTGACAGGTGGACAGAAAGGGCTGAGTTCATCAAGAAGACCACAATTGAAAGATACTGGCTTGATGAAGGATACTTCGCAAGAGGAATTACAAACGGGCGACTGGATACTGCAATTGATGCCAGTATCATCGGTACTTTTGTCCCTTTTGGAATGCTCTCGCCTGAAGTCCCGAAAGAAAAGGAAATGATAAAGTCTATCATTGAAAATATAGAAAAGCAGCTGAAGGTTCCTGTTAACGATCATTTTGGTATCAAGAGATATGTCGATGACAATTACATTGAAGGAAATCCCTGGATTGTTATAACCCTCTGGCTTTCAAAGGCAATGCTTGAAATGGCATCTGTTATTGACCCGAATACCGGGGAAACTGAAAATAAAGAGCACCGAAGACTTATGCATGATGCATTAAAATACATCCAGTGGTCTCTCAAAGGAACAACAAGTGCCGGAATGCTACCTGAACAGGTAAATAAATACAGTGGCCGTCCTGCGTGGGCAATACCACTTTGCTGGAGCTGTGCACTTATGCTCGATAATATTCTCCTGCTTGATAAGATACAAAGACAACTAAACGCTTCGGCTGAGACAAAGAATAACGAACTCACAAATGACATATTCAAACTATCATGA
- a CDS encoding mechanosensitive ion channel family protein — protein sequence MNNSSTNSTASSYIMALSDPLLQIATVIIILFFTLLIAKGITIYLQRSFKDKIDKEHLNILVKSIYYGSIVIAVVGVIFPVLDVDTSGLLVAGGVVGIVLGFASQSIMGNLISGVFLMVERPIKIGEQVNIDNKLGYVEDIKIISTIIRTYDGLFIRIPNETVFTTSITNYVANLARRFEYVVGIRYSDDADEAIEIIRDIIDREPFALINPGPSVFVDTLGDNAVNIIVRIWAPASHWYDIKMKLLWVIKRTLEENGIEIAFPQRTLWFASELGTRRISNDCVQKSTYNDSGMEIDEA from the coding sequence ATGAATAATAGTAGTACCAATAGCACTGCGTCTTCATATATTATGGCACTCTCTGATCCCTTGCTTCAGATTGCAACAGTAATTATTATTCTTTTCTTTACATTACTGATAGCAAAAGGTATAACGATATACCTGCAGCGATCTTTCAAAGACAAGATTGATAAAGAGCACCTCAATATTCTTGTCAAATCCATCTATTACGGATCTATTGTTATTGCCGTTGTAGGAGTTATTTTCCCGGTCCTTGATGTCGATACTTCAGGTCTGCTTGTTGCCGGTGGAGTTGTTGGTATTGTTCTTGGTTTTGCCAGCCAGAGCATTATGGGTAATTTAATTTCAGGGGTATTCCTCATGGTCGAAAGACCCATTAAAATCGGAGAGCAGGTAAACATCGATAACAAGCTGGGTTATGTTGAGGACATCAAAATAATTTCAACCATAATACGCACTTACGACGGACTGTTTATCAGGATTCCAAATGAAACGGTATTCACCACCAGCATAACGAATTATGTTGCAAACCTTGCCAGAAGGTTCGAATATGTGGTTGGAATCCGATACAGCGATGATGCCGATGAAGCTATAGAGATCATCAGGGACATTATTGACCGTGAACCTTTTGCATTGATAAATCCCGGGCCAAGTGTCTTTGTTGACACACTGGGAGACAATGCTGTGAATATCATTGTCAGGATATGGGCACCTGCATCACACTGGTATGATATAAAAATGAAGCTTCTCTGGGTTATTAAGAGAACACTTGAAGAGAATGGCATAGAAATCGCCTTCCCACAGAGAACATTATGGTTTGCCAGTGAACTGGGCACCAGAAGAATAAGCAATGATTGTGTTCAAAAAAGCACATATAATGATTCAGGAATGGAGATTGATGAAGCATGA
- a CDS encoding glycoside hydrolase family 57 protein yields MNSICPFFEVHQPYRLRWFWPDHKQGFDRYFDETVNKEIFHKVAGKCYIPANRTLLELVDDTDGYFRASMSVTGTLLEQCMEWGEDVLDTFRDLAATGSIEFLDETCYHSLASLFESKDEFMDEVKEHRDLISELLGVTPRVFRNTEMLYNNSVAHFASKLGYDVILTEGIENILHGRSPDHVYKAKYADIAILMRNYKLSDDIGYRFSSRWWEEYPLTAGKWADWASWKHGETLNIFMDYETFGEHQWEDTGIFEFLRALPGEVEDRAMRFLTPSQTIDSYRPVGDIDVGDFSTVSWADIERDTSAWLGNDMQRRCFEEMKLLEPYVRRTNDPELLRIWKHMLTSDHYYYMSTKWLGDGDVHSYFSIHNSPYDAAVNFMAALNDFKSLVFRSLNPPA; encoded by the coding sequence ATGAACTCTATCTGTCCTTTCTTTGAAGTTCACCAGCCATACAGGCTGAGATGGTTCTGGCCTGACCACAAGCAGGGCTTTGACCGCTATTTTGACGAGACAGTCAATAAAGAGATTTTCCACAAGGTTGCAGGGAAGTGCTACATCCCTGCAAACAGGACACTGCTTGAACTTGTCGACGATACTGACGGGTATTTCAGGGCAAGTATGTCAGTTACCGGAACACTGCTGGAACAATGTATGGAATGGGGCGAGGATGTTCTGGACACTTTCCGGGACCTTGCTGCAACAGGGAGTATTGAATTTCTTGATGAAACGTGCTATCATTCCCTTGCATCACTTTTTGAATCAAAGGATGAGTTCATGGACGAGGTAAAGGAACACCGTGACCTCATATCAGAACTGCTTGGTGTGACACCCCGGGTATTCAGGAACACCGAGATGCTCTACAACAACAGTGTTGCCCACTTTGCATCAAAGCTGGGATACGATGTCATCCTGACAGAAGGTATTGAGAACATACTTCATGGAAGGTCGCCTGACCACGTCTACAAAGCAAAATACGCAGACATTGCGATCCTCATGCGCAACTATAAACTCAGTGACGATATCGGTTATCGTTTCTCATCAAGATGGTGGGAAGAATATCCATTAACAGCAGGCAAATGGGCAGACTGGGCTTCCTGGAAGCATGGGGAAACGCTTAACATATTCATGGATTACGAAACGTTTGGCGAACACCAGTGGGAAGATACAGGTATCTTTGAGTTTCTCAGGGCGCTCCCCGGTGAAGTAGAGGACAGAGCTATGCGTTTCCTTACTCCTTCACAGACAATCGATTCATACAGGCCTGTGGGCGATATAGATGTAGGGGATTTTTCTACGGTATCATGGGCTGATATTGAAAGAGATACCAGTGCCTGGCTGGGCAATGATATGCAGCGCCGCTGTTTTGAAGAGATGAAATTACTTGAACCCTATGTCAGGAGGACAAATGACCCTGAACTGCTCAGGATATGGAAACATATGCTCACATCAGATCACTATTACTACATGAGCACAAAGTGGCTGGGAGACGGGGATGTGCATTCATATTTCAGCATTCACAACTCACCATACGATGCAGCGGTCAACTTCATGGCAGCCCTGAATGACTTCAAATCCCTGGTTTTCAGAAGCCTAAATCCACCAGCATAA
- a CDS encoding winged helix-turn-helix domain-containing protein gives MDEMCLSIGEAAGCVYKLLENGESNMANLKSHLKKNGYDQQMTSMAIGWLSREDKICMTKNGNSWSLKLK, from the coding sequence ATGGACGAAATGTGTTTAAGTATAGGTGAGGCAGCAGGTTGTGTTTACAAGCTGCTTGAGAATGGAGAATCCAACATGGCAAACCTGAAAAGCCATCTCAAGAAAAATGGATATGATCAACAGATGACATCCATGGCAATTGGATGGCTTTCCAGGGAAGACAAGATATGTATGACCAAGAATGGAAATTCCTGGTCATTAAAATTAAAATAG
- a CDS encoding V4R domain-containing protein codes for MVRDLYMFSKVNEEADVVWFKLAYENTLHSEADITSFFAEKELDIRFAYLDSSEEPTKGKYVMFTEVEKGRDISSIAEELEKIDVVRTVKWGYSKNRAIQSVDFPLQLLGRRAVIIRAKTFVDIMNIMNEHVPQSEGLMTIIGLKNGSGAARYMHEITDMNDDNFLDFLGELFMAAGWGKIEYDINISELTGTVLVENSFIAEEFGESETPVCVYLSSFLAGYISECLKKTVQVRESRCKSMGDGVCEHVISPAPAGVKIEHVLRGELH; via the coding sequence ATGGTAAGAGATCTTTACATGTTCTCAAAGGTGAATGAGGAAGCAGACGTAGTCTGGTTCAAGCTCGCATATGAGAACACATTACATTCTGAAGCGGATATAACTTCTTTTTTTGCAGAGAAAGAACTCGACATCAGGTTTGCATATCTGGACAGTTCGGAGGAACCGACAAAGGGCAAATATGTCATGTTCACCGAAGTTGAAAAAGGAAGAGATATCAGCAGCATTGCAGAAGAACTTGAAAAGATAGACGTAGTACGCACGGTCAAATGGGGTTATTCAAAGAACCGGGCCATCCAGTCAGTGGATTTCCCTTTGCAGCTGCTGGGTAGACGAGCTGTCATCATACGGGCAAAGACTTTCGTTGATATAATGAACATTATGAACGAGCATGTGCCCCAGTCAGAAGGACTGATGACAATCATAGGACTTAAAAATGGATCGGGAGCAGCCAGGTATATGCATGAAATTACGGACATGAATGATGATAATTTCCTTGATTTCCTTGGAGAACTTTTCATGGCTGCCGGCTGGGGAAAAATCGAGTATGATATTAATATTTCAGAACTTACCGGAACTGTACTGGTGGAAAACTCATTCATTGCAGAGGAATTTGGGGAAAGTGAGACTCCCGTATGCGTATATCTAAGCTCGTTCCTTGCAGGATACATATCAGAATGCCTTAAAAAGACAGTACAGGTCCGTGAATCCAGATGCAAGAGTATGGGGGACGGAGTCTGCGAGCATGTAATATCTCCTGCTCCTGCTGGTGTTAAAATAGAGCATGTACTCAGGGGAGAATTACATTGA
- a CDS encoding glycosyltransferase family 4 protein: protein MESMRIAMFSWESLHSAKVGGLAPHVTELSEQLAKLGHEVHIFTRSAWYRDYDEINGVHYQRCSFDESGDILAQMNKMCDAMYSRFTEVSKEFGDFDIIHGHDWHPVNVLNRIKYELGKQYVMTYHSTEWGRNGNTSVNSPTAYEVSHREWLGGYESSQVIITSDNFKKEVQELYNIPDYKISLVPNGISPGKMEKDVDAGSIKQDYGIHPFAPVVLFTGRMHYQKGPDLLVRAIPKVLDGNNWGTHFVFIGEGEMRPYCQGLANDLNIGGSCHFLGYSSDDVLKDWTNACDMTCVPSRNEPFGIVVLESWDATKAVVATDAVKIVDNFQNGVLSYRNPESIAWGINYALEGLDSRTPNMGSNGKKLVRTKFSWDTIAKNTVNVYNRIE, encoded by the coding sequence ATGGAATCAATGAGAATTGCAATGTTCTCATGGGAAAGCCTCCATTCGGCAAAAGTCGGAGGTCTGGCGCCCCATGTGACAGAATTATCAGAGCAGCTTGCAAAACTGGGCCATGAGGTCCACATATTTACACGCAGCGCCTGGTATCGGGATTATGATGAGATAAACGGAGTGCACTACCAGAGATGTAGTTTTGATGAATCAGGGGATATACTGGCCCAGATGAACAAGATGTGCGATGCCATGTATTCGCGCTTCACTGAGGTATCGAAAGAATTCGGCGACTTTGACATTATCCACGGACATGACTGGCATCCTGTAAATGTGCTGAACCGCATAAAATATGAGCTTGGTAAACAGTATGTAATGACATACCATAGTACTGAGTGGGGAAGGAACGGAAATACCAGTGTTAACTCGCCTACAGCTTATGAGGTTTCCCACAGGGAATGGCTGGGAGGTTATGAGAGCTCGCAGGTTATTATTACGTCTGATAATTTCAAAAAAGAAGTGCAGGAACTCTACAATATCCCTGACTACAAAATATCCCTTGTCCCAAACGGCATTTCACCCGGGAAAATGGAAAAGGATGTTGATGCAGGCTCCATCAAGCAGGATTATGGTATCCATCCCTTTGCGCCTGTTGTACTTTTTACAGGCAGGATGCACTACCAGAAAGGTCCTGACCTGCTGGTAAGAGCTATTCCTAAAGTGCTTGATGGCAATAACTGGGGGACACATTTTGTTTTTATCGGTGAAGGAGAGATGAGACCATATTGCCAGGGCCTTGCTAATGATCTAAACATAGGCGGATCATGTCATTTTCTGGGATACTCATCCGATGATGTACTAAAAGACTGGACAAACGCATGCGATATGACATGTGTCCCGAGCAGAAACGAGCCTTTTGGTATTGTGGTGCTTGAATCATGGGATGCTACAAAAGCAGTGGTAGCAACCGATGCAGTAAAAATTGTAGATAATTTCCAGAACGGTGTCCTGAGTTACAGGAATCCGGAGTCCATTGCCTGGGGTATTAACTATGCTCTTGAAGGCCTGGATTCACGAACACCCAATATGGGTTCTAACGGTAAGAAACTTGTCAGAACAAAATTCAGCTGGGATACTATTGCAAAAAACACGGTTAACGTTTATAACAGAATTGAATGA